The following proteins are co-located in the Candidatus Zixiibacteriota bacterium genome:
- a CDS encoding prepilin-type N-terminal cleavage/methylation domain-containing protein produces the protein MTTNIIKNQDGVTIIEVLVGAVVFMIGFSILVFMLNQMISNYSVNDLTSATRLASKSMEMTITYQDTISYDSTINVSNIDFGVKKTVQIDNDLAKIYINVARSSTKKELCSLYGEFIFRQN, from the coding sequence ATGACTACTAATATCATTAAAAATCAGGATGGTGTGACAATAATTGAAGTCCTTGTCGGGGCGGTTGTTTTTATGATTGGTTTTTCGATATTGGTTTTTATGCTTAACCAAATGATTTCAAATTATTCGGTAAATGATTTGACCTCGGCTACTCGACTGGCAAGTAAATCGATGGAAATGACAATCACATATCAGGATACGATTTCTTACGACTCCACAATTAATGTTTCGAATATTGATTTTGGAGTTAAAAAAACAGTTCAAATTGATAATGATCTGGCAAAGATTTATATCAATGTTGCCAGGAGTTCAACCAAAAAGGAATTGTGCAGTCTTTATGGCGAGTTCATTTTTCGACAAAATTAA